A genome region from Anopheles stephensi strain Indian chromosome 2, UCI_ANSTEP_V1.0, whole genome shotgun sequence includes the following:
- the LOC118504448 gene encoding NADH dehydrogenase [ubiquinone] 1 subunit C2 yields the protein MYGGKTPQELLSGSFSKTWLHDKWAPLVGGAFGFLGACYVNYGTGRPAFSGIQKHIAAMLAVGAAATMVDKWRNAYFAEKDATLRHYIELHPEDFPTPERKKFADVLEYWQPIR from the exons atgtacgGCGGAAAAACTCCCCAGGAATTGCTTTCGGGGTCGTTCTCTAAGACCTGGCTGCACGATAAGTGGGCCCCGTTGGTGGGTGGTGCGTTTGGATTTCTTGGCGCGTGCTACGTTAACTATGGCACTGGTCGTCCTGCTTTCAGCG GTATTCAAAAGCACATTGCAGCTATGCTAGCGGTCGGTGCTGCTGCCACCATGGTTGACAAGTGGCGCAATGCGTACTTTGCCGAGAAAGATGCTACCCTCCGCCACTACATTGAACTGCATCCGGAAGATTTCCCCACACCTG AACGCAAAAAGTTCGCCGATGTACTGGAGTACTGGCAACCCATCCGTTAG
- the LOC118504445 gene encoding lipid storage droplets surface-binding protein 1 isoform X6, with protein MVQRQLKRQHSGLPQMESLSRFSSIPVVETGIKTAGSVYERVKTSNGLLTWGFETAESITYALIDSLRPATKMIQGPLHQLDSIMCKSLDLVEQKVPSMYLPPEMMFWNTKEYMSDHLMKPVLSRANSMKNLGHAVLESRVSNYAAGRIDGALVVCDKYVERYLPTEPQDQPDSCSAVTQADDSNQMHVVQTFHRGQQLSRKLKRRLTFRTRQELSALKKQSTEAVHVVAYAAELIATNPREAMQKAIELWRYLSKDEPENQARPRTLEQLAVLLTRESARKMVHLINFVTGAVTRVPKAIRAQTREIVHHFLFATEQLMKTVHLEKAKAATLSEASGLVNRIQHTYDDLQNQTNLALERLAVFLSGRLEAEKITTSGNPRRRIQPRTNSNPMNSNINGVY; from the exons ATGG TACAACGTCAGCTGAAGCGGCAACACTCCGGCCTGCCGCAGATGGAGTCACTGTCGCGCTTCAGCAGCATCCCGGTTGTGGAGACCGGCATCAAAACGGCCGGCAGTGTGTACGAGCGAGTGAAAACGAGCAATGGCCTGCTGACCTGGGGCTTTGAGACGGCCGAATCGATTACGTACGCGCTGATCGATTCGTTACGCCCGGCGACAAAGATGATCCAGGGGCCACTGCATCAGCTGGACAGCATCATGTGCAAAAGCCTCGATCTGGTGGAGCAGAAGGTACCTTCGATGTATCTGCCGCCGGAGATG ATGTTTTGGAACACGAAGGAATACATGTCGGATCATTTGATGAAACCAGTGTTGTCGCGGGCCAATTCGATGAAAAACTTGGGCCACGCTGTGCTGGAGTCTCGCGTCTCGAACTATGCCGCCGGCCGGATCGACGGAGCGCTGGTCGTTTGTGACAAATATGTTGAGCGATACCTGCCGACGGAACCGCAGGATCAACCCGATT CTTGCAGTGCCGTAACTCAGGCAGACGATTCGAACCAGATGCATGTGGTGCAAACGTTCCACCGTGGCCAGCAGCTATCCCGCAAGCTTAAGCGCCGTCTCACGTTCCGCACCCGTCAGGAACTGAGCGCACTCAAGAAGCAAAGTACCGAGGCGGTGCACGTGGTTGCTTACGCGGCCGAACTTATTGCCACAAACCCCCGGGAAGCGATGCAAAAAGCTATCGAACTGTGGCGTTACCTGAGCAAAGATGAACCAGAAAATCAAGCCCGTCCCCGCACTCTCGAACAGCTCGCCGTGCTGCTAACACGCGAATCCGCCCGCAAGATGGTACACCTGATCAACTTCGTTACCGGTGCTGTGACACGTGTCCCAAAGGCAATCCGAGCGCAGACCCGTGAAATTGTACACCACTTCCTGTTCGCAACCGAGCAACTGATGAAGACGGTCCACCTCGAGAAGGCAAAGGCTGCAACGCTGTCCGAAGCGAGTGGGCTAGTAAATAGGATTCAACACACCTACGACGATCTGCAGAATCAAACGAACCTGGCATTG GAACGTTTGGCAGTCTTTCTTTCGGGTCGGCTCGAAGCGGAAAAGATCACCACCAGCGGCAATCCACGCCGGCGCATTCAGCCCCGCACGAACAGCAATCCCATGAACTCGAACATTAACGGGGTATACTAG
- the LOC118504445 gene encoding lipid storage droplets surface-binding protein 1 isoform X1 produces MVQRQLKRQHSGLPQMESLSRFSSIPVVETGIKTAGSVYERVKTSNGLLTWGFETAESITYALIDSLRPATKMIQGPLHQLDSIMCKSLDLVEQKVPSMYLPPEMMFWNTKEYMSDHLMKPVLSRANSMKNLGHAVLESRVSNYAAGRIDGALVVCDKYVERYLPTEPQDQPDSGIAYAGTYRPARLSSDSGDRRDPKRHDRTARHQSLQADCVPKRNVRRALANSNIGIACSAVTQADDSNQMHVVQTFHRGQQLSRKLKRRLTFRTRQELSALKKQSTEAVHVVAYAAELIATNPREAMQKAIELWRYLSKDEPENQARPRTLEQLAVLLTRESARKMVHLINFVTGAVTRVPKAIRAQTREIVHHFLFATEQLMKTVHLEKAKAATLSEASGLVNRIQHTYDDLQNQTNLALHGQLSLANIDRHDFIHWLLLKVERLAVFLSGRLEAEKITTSGNPRRRIQPRTNSNPMNSNINGVY; encoded by the exons ATGG TACAACGTCAGCTGAAGCGGCAACACTCCGGCCTGCCGCAGATGGAGTCACTGTCGCGCTTCAGCAGCATCCCGGTTGTGGAGACCGGCATCAAAACGGCCGGCAGTGTGTACGAGCGAGTGAAAACGAGCAATGGCCTGCTGACCTGGGGCTTTGAGACGGCCGAATCGATTACGTACGCGCTGATCGATTCGTTACGCCCGGCGACAAAGATGATCCAGGGGCCACTGCATCAGCTGGACAGCATCATGTGCAAAAGCCTCGATCTGGTGGAGCAGAAGGTACCTTCGATGTATCTGCCGCCGGAGATG ATGTTTTGGAACACGAAGGAATACATGTCGGATCATTTGATGAAACCAGTGTTGTCGCGGGCCAATTCGATGAAAAACTTGGGCCACGCTGTGCTGGAGTCTCGCGTCTCGAACTATGCCGCCGGCCGGATCGACGGAGCGCTGGTCGTTTGTGACAAATATGTTGAGCGATACCTGCCGACGGAACCGCAGGATCAACCCGATT CCGGTATCGCTTATGCAGGCACGTACCGACCAGCACGACTATCATCCGATTCTGGTGACCGGCGTGACCCCAAACGGCATGATAGGACTGCACGCCACCAATCGTTGCAAGCTGATTGTGTGCCCAAACGTAATGTTCGAAGGGCCCTGGCCAACAGCAACATTGGTATCG CTTGCAGTGCCGTAACTCAGGCAGACGATTCGAACCAGATGCATGTGGTGCAAACGTTCCACCGTGGCCAGCAGCTATCCCGCAAGCTTAAGCGCCGTCTCACGTTCCGCACCCGTCAGGAACTGAGCGCACTCAAGAAGCAAAGTACCGAGGCGGTGCACGTGGTTGCTTACGCGGCCGAACTTATTGCCACAAACCCCCGGGAAGCGATGCAAAAAGCTATCGAACTGTGGCGTTACCTGAGCAAAGATGAACCAGAAAATCAAGCCCGTCCCCGCACTCTCGAACAGCTCGCCGTGCTGCTAACACGCGAATCCGCCCGCAAGATGGTACACCTGATCAACTTCGTTACCGGTGCTGTGACACGTGTCCCAAAGGCAATCCGAGCGCAGACCCGTGAAATTGTACACCACTTCCTGTTCGCAACCGAGCAACTGATGAAGACGGTCCACCTCGAGAAGGCAAAGGCTGCAACGCTGTCCGAAGCGAGTGGGCTAGTAAATAGGATTCAACACACCTACGACGATCTGCAGAATCAAACGAACCTGGCATTG CATGGTCAGTTATCGCTGGCAAACATAGATCGGCACGATTTTATCCATTGGCTTTTGTTGAAAGTG GAACGTTTGGCAGTCTTTCTTTCGGGTCGGCTCGAAGCGGAAAAGATCACCACCAGCGGCAATCCACGCCGGCGCATTCAGCCCCGCACGAACAGCAATCCCATGAACTCGAACATTAACGGGGTATACTAG
- the LOC118504445 gene encoding lipid storage droplets surface-binding protein 1 isoform X3 — MVQRQLKRQHSGLPQMESLSRFSSIPVVETGIKTAGSVYERVKTSNGLLTWGFETAESITYALIDSLRPATKMIQGPLHQLDSIMCKSLDLVEQKVPSMYLPPEMMFWNTKEYMSDHLMKPVLSRANSMKNLGHAVLESRVSNYAAGRIDGALVVCDKYVERYLPTEPQDQPDSGIAYAGTYRPARLSSDSGDRRDPKRHDRTARHQSLQADCVPKRNVRRALANSNIGIACSAVTQADDSNQMHVVQTFHRGQQLSRKLKRRLTFRTRQELSALKKQSTEAVHVVAYAAELIATNPREAMQKAIELWRYLSKDEPENQARPRTLEQLAVLLTRESARKMVHLINFVTGAVTRVPKAIRAQTREIVHHFLFATEQLMKTVHLEKAKAATLSEASGLVNRIQHTYDDLQNQTNLALERLAVFLSGRLEAEKITTSGNPRRRIQPRTNSNPMNSNINGVY, encoded by the exons ATGG TACAACGTCAGCTGAAGCGGCAACACTCCGGCCTGCCGCAGATGGAGTCACTGTCGCGCTTCAGCAGCATCCCGGTTGTGGAGACCGGCATCAAAACGGCCGGCAGTGTGTACGAGCGAGTGAAAACGAGCAATGGCCTGCTGACCTGGGGCTTTGAGACGGCCGAATCGATTACGTACGCGCTGATCGATTCGTTACGCCCGGCGACAAAGATGATCCAGGGGCCACTGCATCAGCTGGACAGCATCATGTGCAAAAGCCTCGATCTGGTGGAGCAGAAGGTACCTTCGATGTATCTGCCGCCGGAGATG ATGTTTTGGAACACGAAGGAATACATGTCGGATCATTTGATGAAACCAGTGTTGTCGCGGGCCAATTCGATGAAAAACTTGGGCCACGCTGTGCTGGAGTCTCGCGTCTCGAACTATGCCGCCGGCCGGATCGACGGAGCGCTGGTCGTTTGTGACAAATATGTTGAGCGATACCTGCCGACGGAACCGCAGGATCAACCCGATT CCGGTATCGCTTATGCAGGCACGTACCGACCAGCACGACTATCATCCGATTCTGGTGACCGGCGTGACCCCAAACGGCATGATAGGACTGCACGCCACCAATCGTTGCAAGCTGATTGTGTGCCCAAACGTAATGTTCGAAGGGCCCTGGCCAACAGCAACATTGGTATCG CTTGCAGTGCCGTAACTCAGGCAGACGATTCGAACCAGATGCATGTGGTGCAAACGTTCCACCGTGGCCAGCAGCTATCCCGCAAGCTTAAGCGCCGTCTCACGTTCCGCACCCGTCAGGAACTGAGCGCACTCAAGAAGCAAAGTACCGAGGCGGTGCACGTGGTTGCTTACGCGGCCGAACTTATTGCCACAAACCCCCGGGAAGCGATGCAAAAAGCTATCGAACTGTGGCGTTACCTGAGCAAAGATGAACCAGAAAATCAAGCCCGTCCCCGCACTCTCGAACAGCTCGCCGTGCTGCTAACACGCGAATCCGCCCGCAAGATGGTACACCTGATCAACTTCGTTACCGGTGCTGTGACACGTGTCCCAAAGGCAATCCGAGCGCAGACCCGTGAAATTGTACACCACTTCCTGTTCGCAACCGAGCAACTGATGAAGACGGTCCACCTCGAGAAGGCAAAGGCTGCAACGCTGTCCGAAGCGAGTGGGCTAGTAAATAGGATTCAACACACCTACGACGATCTGCAGAATCAAACGAACCTGGCATTG GAACGTTTGGCAGTCTTTCTTTCGGGTCGGCTCGAAGCGGAAAAGATCACCACCAGCGGCAATCCACGCCGGCGCATTCAGCCCCGCACGAACAGCAATCCCATGAACTCGAACATTAACGGGGTATACTAG
- the LOC118504445 gene encoding lipid storage droplets surface-binding protein 1 isoform X4 produces the protein MVQRQLKRQHSGLPQMESLSRFSSIPVVETGIKTAGSVYERVKTSNGLLTWGFETAESITYALIDSLRPATKMIQGPLHQLDSIMCKSLDLVEQKVPSMYLPPEMMFWNTKEYMSDHLMKPVLSRANSMKNLGHAVLESRVSNYAAGRIDGALVVCDKYVERYLPTEPQDQPDSCSAVTQADDSNQMHVVQTFHRGQQLSRKLKRRLTFRTRQELSALKKQSTEAVHVVAYAAELIATNPREAMQKAIELWRYLSKDEPENQARPRTLEQLAVLLTRESARKMVHLINFVTGAVTRVPKAIRAQTREIVHHFLFATEQLMKTVHLEKAKAATLSEASGLVNRIQHTYDDLQNQTNLALHGQLSLANIDRHDFIHWLLLKVERLAVFLSGRLEAEKITTSGNPRRRIQPRTNSNPMNSNINGVY, from the exons ATGG TACAACGTCAGCTGAAGCGGCAACACTCCGGCCTGCCGCAGATGGAGTCACTGTCGCGCTTCAGCAGCATCCCGGTTGTGGAGACCGGCATCAAAACGGCCGGCAGTGTGTACGAGCGAGTGAAAACGAGCAATGGCCTGCTGACCTGGGGCTTTGAGACGGCCGAATCGATTACGTACGCGCTGATCGATTCGTTACGCCCGGCGACAAAGATGATCCAGGGGCCACTGCATCAGCTGGACAGCATCATGTGCAAAAGCCTCGATCTGGTGGAGCAGAAGGTACCTTCGATGTATCTGCCGCCGGAGATG ATGTTTTGGAACACGAAGGAATACATGTCGGATCATTTGATGAAACCAGTGTTGTCGCGGGCCAATTCGATGAAAAACTTGGGCCACGCTGTGCTGGAGTCTCGCGTCTCGAACTATGCCGCCGGCCGGATCGACGGAGCGCTGGTCGTTTGTGACAAATATGTTGAGCGATACCTGCCGACGGAACCGCAGGATCAACCCGATT CTTGCAGTGCCGTAACTCAGGCAGACGATTCGAACCAGATGCATGTGGTGCAAACGTTCCACCGTGGCCAGCAGCTATCCCGCAAGCTTAAGCGCCGTCTCACGTTCCGCACCCGTCAGGAACTGAGCGCACTCAAGAAGCAAAGTACCGAGGCGGTGCACGTGGTTGCTTACGCGGCCGAACTTATTGCCACAAACCCCCGGGAAGCGATGCAAAAAGCTATCGAACTGTGGCGTTACCTGAGCAAAGATGAACCAGAAAATCAAGCCCGTCCCCGCACTCTCGAACAGCTCGCCGTGCTGCTAACACGCGAATCCGCCCGCAAGATGGTACACCTGATCAACTTCGTTACCGGTGCTGTGACACGTGTCCCAAAGGCAATCCGAGCGCAGACCCGTGAAATTGTACACCACTTCCTGTTCGCAACCGAGCAACTGATGAAGACGGTCCACCTCGAGAAGGCAAAGGCTGCAACGCTGTCCGAAGCGAGTGGGCTAGTAAATAGGATTCAACACACCTACGACGATCTGCAGAATCAAACGAACCTGGCATTG CATGGTCAGTTATCGCTGGCAAACATAGATCGGCACGATTTTATCCATTGGCTTTTGTTGAAAGTG GAACGTTTGGCAGTCTTTCTTTCGGGTCGGCTCGAAGCGGAAAAGATCACCACCAGCGGCAATCCACGCCGGCGCATTCAGCCCCGCACGAACAGCAATCCCATGAACTCGAACATTAACGGGGTATACTAG
- the LOC118504445 gene encoding lipid storage droplets surface-binding protein 1 isoform X2 — MVQRQLKRQHSGLPQMESLSRFSSIPVVETGIKTAGSVYERVKTSNGLLTWGFETAESITYALIDSLRPATKMIQGPLHQLDSIMCKSLDLVEQKMFWNTKEYMSDHLMKPVLSRANSMKNLGHAVLESRVSNYAAGRIDGALVVCDKYVERYLPTEPQDQPDSGIAYAGTYRPARLSSDSGDRRDPKRHDRTARHQSLQADCVPKRNVRRALANSNIGIACSAVTQADDSNQMHVVQTFHRGQQLSRKLKRRLTFRTRQELSALKKQSTEAVHVVAYAAELIATNPREAMQKAIELWRYLSKDEPENQARPRTLEQLAVLLTRESARKMVHLINFVTGAVTRVPKAIRAQTREIVHHFLFATEQLMKTVHLEKAKAATLSEASGLVNRIQHTYDDLQNQTNLALHGQLSLANIDRHDFIHWLLLKVERLAVFLSGRLEAEKITTSGNPRRRIQPRTNSNPMNSNINGVY; from the exons ATGG TACAACGTCAGCTGAAGCGGCAACACTCCGGCCTGCCGCAGATGGAGTCACTGTCGCGCTTCAGCAGCATCCCGGTTGTGGAGACCGGCATCAAAACGGCCGGCAGTGTGTACGAGCGAGTGAAAACGAGCAATGGCCTGCTGACCTGGGGCTTTGAGACGGCCGAATCGATTACGTACGCGCTGATCGATTCGTTACGCCCGGCGACAAAGATGATCCAGGGGCCACTGCATCAGCTGGACAGCATCATGTGCAAAAGCCTCGATCTGGTGGAGCAGAAG ATGTTTTGGAACACGAAGGAATACATGTCGGATCATTTGATGAAACCAGTGTTGTCGCGGGCCAATTCGATGAAAAACTTGGGCCACGCTGTGCTGGAGTCTCGCGTCTCGAACTATGCCGCCGGCCGGATCGACGGAGCGCTGGTCGTTTGTGACAAATATGTTGAGCGATACCTGCCGACGGAACCGCAGGATCAACCCGATT CCGGTATCGCTTATGCAGGCACGTACCGACCAGCACGACTATCATCCGATTCTGGTGACCGGCGTGACCCCAAACGGCATGATAGGACTGCACGCCACCAATCGTTGCAAGCTGATTGTGTGCCCAAACGTAATGTTCGAAGGGCCCTGGCCAACAGCAACATTGGTATCG CTTGCAGTGCCGTAACTCAGGCAGACGATTCGAACCAGATGCATGTGGTGCAAACGTTCCACCGTGGCCAGCAGCTATCCCGCAAGCTTAAGCGCCGTCTCACGTTCCGCACCCGTCAGGAACTGAGCGCACTCAAGAAGCAAAGTACCGAGGCGGTGCACGTGGTTGCTTACGCGGCCGAACTTATTGCCACAAACCCCCGGGAAGCGATGCAAAAAGCTATCGAACTGTGGCGTTACCTGAGCAAAGATGAACCAGAAAATCAAGCCCGTCCCCGCACTCTCGAACAGCTCGCCGTGCTGCTAACACGCGAATCCGCCCGCAAGATGGTACACCTGATCAACTTCGTTACCGGTGCTGTGACACGTGTCCCAAAGGCAATCCGAGCGCAGACCCGTGAAATTGTACACCACTTCCTGTTCGCAACCGAGCAACTGATGAAGACGGTCCACCTCGAGAAGGCAAAGGCTGCAACGCTGTCCGAAGCGAGTGGGCTAGTAAATAGGATTCAACACACCTACGACGATCTGCAGAATCAAACGAACCTGGCATTG CATGGTCAGTTATCGCTGGCAAACATAGATCGGCACGATTTTATCCATTGGCTTTTGTTGAAAGTG GAACGTTTGGCAGTCTTTCTTTCGGGTCGGCTCGAAGCGGAAAAGATCACCACCAGCGGCAATCCACGCCGGCGCATTCAGCCCCGCACGAACAGCAATCCCATGAACTCGAACATTAACGGGGTATACTAG
- the LOC118504445 gene encoding lipid storage droplets surface-binding protein 1 isoform X5: MVQRQLKRQHSGLPQMESLSRFSSIPVVETGIKTAGSVYERVKTSNGLLTWGFETAESITYALIDSLRPATKMIQGPLHQLDSIMCKSLDLVEQKMFWNTKEYMSDHLMKPVLSRANSMKNLGHAVLESRVSNYAAGRIDGALVVCDKYVERYLPTEPQDQPDSCSAVTQADDSNQMHVVQTFHRGQQLSRKLKRRLTFRTRQELSALKKQSTEAVHVVAYAAELIATNPREAMQKAIELWRYLSKDEPENQARPRTLEQLAVLLTRESARKMVHLINFVTGAVTRVPKAIRAQTREIVHHFLFATEQLMKTVHLEKAKAATLSEASGLVNRIQHTYDDLQNQTNLALHGQLSLANIDRHDFIHWLLLKVERLAVFLSGRLEAEKITTSGNPRRRIQPRTNSNPMNSNINGVY; the protein is encoded by the exons ATGG TACAACGTCAGCTGAAGCGGCAACACTCCGGCCTGCCGCAGATGGAGTCACTGTCGCGCTTCAGCAGCATCCCGGTTGTGGAGACCGGCATCAAAACGGCCGGCAGTGTGTACGAGCGAGTGAAAACGAGCAATGGCCTGCTGACCTGGGGCTTTGAGACGGCCGAATCGATTACGTACGCGCTGATCGATTCGTTACGCCCGGCGACAAAGATGATCCAGGGGCCACTGCATCAGCTGGACAGCATCATGTGCAAAAGCCTCGATCTGGTGGAGCAGAAG ATGTTTTGGAACACGAAGGAATACATGTCGGATCATTTGATGAAACCAGTGTTGTCGCGGGCCAATTCGATGAAAAACTTGGGCCACGCTGTGCTGGAGTCTCGCGTCTCGAACTATGCCGCCGGCCGGATCGACGGAGCGCTGGTCGTTTGTGACAAATATGTTGAGCGATACCTGCCGACGGAACCGCAGGATCAACCCGATT CTTGCAGTGCCGTAACTCAGGCAGACGATTCGAACCAGATGCATGTGGTGCAAACGTTCCACCGTGGCCAGCAGCTATCCCGCAAGCTTAAGCGCCGTCTCACGTTCCGCACCCGTCAGGAACTGAGCGCACTCAAGAAGCAAAGTACCGAGGCGGTGCACGTGGTTGCTTACGCGGCCGAACTTATTGCCACAAACCCCCGGGAAGCGATGCAAAAAGCTATCGAACTGTGGCGTTACCTGAGCAAAGATGAACCAGAAAATCAAGCCCGTCCCCGCACTCTCGAACAGCTCGCCGTGCTGCTAACACGCGAATCCGCCCGCAAGATGGTACACCTGATCAACTTCGTTACCGGTGCTGTGACACGTGTCCCAAAGGCAATCCGAGCGCAGACCCGTGAAATTGTACACCACTTCCTGTTCGCAACCGAGCAACTGATGAAGACGGTCCACCTCGAGAAGGCAAAGGCTGCAACGCTGTCCGAAGCGAGTGGGCTAGTAAATAGGATTCAACACACCTACGACGATCTGCAGAATCAAACGAACCTGGCATTG CATGGTCAGTTATCGCTGGCAAACATAGATCGGCACGATTTTATCCATTGGCTTTTGTTGAAAGTG GAACGTTTGGCAGTCTTTCTTTCGGGTCGGCTCGAAGCGGAAAAGATCACCACCAGCGGCAATCCACGCCGGCGCATTCAGCCCCGCACGAACAGCAATCCCATGAACTCGAACATTAACGGGGTATACTAG
- the LOC118504445 gene encoding lipid storage droplets surface-binding protein 1 isoform X7 has translation MVQRQLKRQHSGLPQMESLSRFSSIPVVETGIKTAGSVYERVKTSNGLLTWGFETAESITYALIDSLRPATKMIQGPLHQLDSIMCKSLDLVEQKMFWNTKEYMSDHLMKPVLSRANSMKNLGHAVLESRVSNYAAGRIDGALVVCDKYVERYLPTEPQDQPDSCSAVTQADDSNQMHVVQTFHRGQQLSRKLKRRLTFRTRQELSALKKQSTEAVHVVAYAAELIATNPREAMQKAIELWRYLSKDEPENQARPRTLEQLAVLLTRESARKMVHLINFVTGAVTRVPKAIRAQTREIVHHFLFATEQLMKTVHLEKAKAATLSEASGLVNRIQHTYDDLQNQTNLALERLAVFLSGRLEAEKITTSGNPRRRIQPRTNSNPMNSNINGVY, from the exons ATGG TACAACGTCAGCTGAAGCGGCAACACTCCGGCCTGCCGCAGATGGAGTCACTGTCGCGCTTCAGCAGCATCCCGGTTGTGGAGACCGGCATCAAAACGGCCGGCAGTGTGTACGAGCGAGTGAAAACGAGCAATGGCCTGCTGACCTGGGGCTTTGAGACGGCCGAATCGATTACGTACGCGCTGATCGATTCGTTACGCCCGGCGACAAAGATGATCCAGGGGCCACTGCATCAGCTGGACAGCATCATGTGCAAAAGCCTCGATCTGGTGGAGCAGAAG ATGTTTTGGAACACGAAGGAATACATGTCGGATCATTTGATGAAACCAGTGTTGTCGCGGGCCAATTCGATGAAAAACTTGGGCCACGCTGTGCTGGAGTCTCGCGTCTCGAACTATGCCGCCGGCCGGATCGACGGAGCGCTGGTCGTTTGTGACAAATATGTTGAGCGATACCTGCCGACGGAACCGCAGGATCAACCCGATT CTTGCAGTGCCGTAACTCAGGCAGACGATTCGAACCAGATGCATGTGGTGCAAACGTTCCACCGTGGCCAGCAGCTATCCCGCAAGCTTAAGCGCCGTCTCACGTTCCGCACCCGTCAGGAACTGAGCGCACTCAAGAAGCAAAGTACCGAGGCGGTGCACGTGGTTGCTTACGCGGCCGAACTTATTGCCACAAACCCCCGGGAAGCGATGCAAAAAGCTATCGAACTGTGGCGTTACCTGAGCAAAGATGAACCAGAAAATCAAGCCCGTCCCCGCACTCTCGAACAGCTCGCCGTGCTGCTAACACGCGAATCCGCCCGCAAGATGGTACACCTGATCAACTTCGTTACCGGTGCTGTGACACGTGTCCCAAAGGCAATCCGAGCGCAGACCCGTGAAATTGTACACCACTTCCTGTTCGCAACCGAGCAACTGATGAAGACGGTCCACCTCGAGAAGGCAAAGGCTGCAACGCTGTCCGAAGCGAGTGGGCTAGTAAATAGGATTCAACACACCTACGACGATCTGCAGAATCAAACGAACCTGGCATTG GAACGTTTGGCAGTCTTTCTTTCGGGTCGGCTCGAAGCGGAAAAGATCACCACCAGCGGCAATCCACGCCGGCGCATTCAGCCCCGCACGAACAGCAATCCCATGAACTCGAACATTAACGGGGTATACTAG